Proteins from a single region of Antechinus flavipes isolate AdamAnt ecotype Samford, QLD, Australia chromosome 2, AdamAnt_v2, whole genome shotgun sequence:
- the GPR75 gene encoding probable G-protein coupled receptor 75, whose protein sequence is MNLTDHLQIVPNTTLPFSPKGNSTYFQEDLQEIIHTATLVTCTFLLVIIFFMGSYGNIIVFMSFFDPAFRKFRTNFDFMILNLSFCDLFICGMTTPMFTFVLFFSSTANIPDAFCFTFHLTSSGFIIMSLKTVAVIALHRLRMVLGKQPNRTASFPCTLILTLLLWATSFTLAALATLKTSKSHLCLPMSSLITREGKTILSLYVVDFTFCVVVVSVSYIMIAQALRKNAQVRKCPPVITVDASRPQPFMGRCQMGGADSIQGAGPALYRNQNFNKPQHVQTHGYTQCSNQLPTPAASRLQLVSAVNLSTAKDSRAVVTCVVIVLSVLLCCLPLGISLVQLVLSSSGSFIFYQFELFGFTLIFFKSGLNPFIYSRNSAGLRRKVLWCFQYIALGFCCCKQKTRLRAIGKGSLEVNRNKSSHHETNSAYMLSPKPQKKFVDQACGPSHSKESVLSPKVSAGHQHCAQSSSTPINTRIEPYYSIYNSSPSQEVSTPNSVQPVNAFGFTKMNIAKHYHTTNDLMQDCDSISAKQIPIPSV, encoded by the coding sequence atgaatttGACAGACCACCTTCAGATAGTTCCCAATACCACCTTGCCATTCTCCCCAAAAGGCAACAGCACCTATTTCCAGGAAGATCTTCAGGAGATCATTCACACAGCTACCTTGGTGACTTGTACCTTCCTGCTTGTTATCATCTTCTTCATGGGTTCCTATGGCAACATTATTGTTTTCATGTCCTTCTTTGACCCAGCTTTCAGGAAGTTCAGGACCAACTTTGATTTCATGATTCTGAACTTGTCCTTCTGTGACCTCTTCATTTGTGGAATGACAACTCCCATGTTCACTTTTGTGCTATTCTTTAGTTCAACTGCCAATATCCCTGATGCTTTTTGTTTCACCTTTCACCTCACAAGTTCTGGCTTCATCATCATGTCCCTCAAAACAGTGGCAGTGATTGCCCTTCACCGACTTCGAATGGTGCTGGGGAAGCAACCTAATCGCACTGCCTCCTTCCCGTGTACATTGATCCTTACTTTACTTCTTTGGGCTACTAGCTTCACCCTCGCTGCCCTGGCTACACTGAAAACTAGCAAGTCACACCTCTGTCTCCCCATGTCCAGTTTGATTACCAGAGAAGGCAAAACCATCCTTTCTCTGTATGTGGTTGATTTCACCTTTTGTGTGGTGGTGGTCTCTGTCTCCTATATCATGATTGCTCAGGCTCTGAGGAAAAATGCTCAGGTAAGAAAATGCCCTCCAGTCATCACCGTGGATGCTTCCAGACCTCAGCCATTCATGGGAAGGTGCCAGATGGGAGGTGCGGACAGCATCCAGGGTGCTGGACCAGCTTTATATAGGAACCAGAACTTCAACAAACCACAGCACGTACAGACCCATGGATACACGCAGTGTTCCAACCAGTTACCAACTCCTGCAGCCAGTCGACTCCAGCTAGTCTCTGCTGTCAATCTGTCCACTGCAAAGGATTCTAGAGCCGTTGTTACATGTGTAGTCATTGTGCTATCTGTGCTGCTTTGCTGCCTTCCCTTGGGTATTTCTCTGGTACAGTTAGTTCTGTCAAGCAGCGGGAGCTTTATCTTTTACCAGTTTGAACTGTTTGGATTTACTCTCATATTTTTCAAATCAGGATTAAACCCTTTTATATACTCTCGGAACAGCGCAGGTCTGAGGAGGAAAGTCCTCTGGTGCTTCCAGTATATAGCCCTGGGCTTTTGTTGCTGCAAACAGAAGACCAGGCTTCGAGCTATAGGCAAAGGGAGCCTGGAAGTCAATAGGAACAAGTCCTCCCATCATGAAACCAACTCAGCCTACATGTTGTCTCCAAAACCTCAGAAAAAGTTTGTGGACCAAGCTTGTGGTCCAAGTCACTCAAAAGAAAGTGTTCTGAGCCCCAAGGTCTCAGCTGGACATCAGCACTGTGCTCAGAGCAGTTCAACCCCCATCAATACTCGAATTGAACCTTATTACAGCATTTACAACAGTAGCCCATCCCAAGAGGTGAGCACCCCAAATAGTGTACAACCAGTAAATGCTTTTGGATTTACTAAAATGAACATCGCTAAGCATTATCACACCACTAATGATTTAATGCAAGACTGTGACAGCATTTCTGCCAAGCAAATTCCAATTCCCTCAGTTTGA